A section of the Euwallacea similis isolate ESF13 chromosome 9, ESF131.1, whole genome shotgun sequence genome encodes:
- the LOC136411141 gene encoding uncharacterized protein isoform X1, translating into MNASTYSLEPFYHLVNNFSYVIEVNKQRIYDFYEVNLGTKNARDATETVLLIVPSFFFMVIAVFISSLLSPKHSTVAFVLEFVVIVLPTILNVTILSDYVTNIVVITCFLLGIHLLVYLVYVCCKRQKNIHPGKRAANPRKKDYITNCRATINMISVIAILAVDFDIFPSRYSKTHRTGFSLMDVGVGLYVFANAIVAPEVRGKRDSIKSSIKGSMILLILGIIRLVLTKVTHYKVSDSEYGVHWNFFITLAFIKIFSSCILCIIKVKYIFINATALTIAHEVLIQYSFKHWVFDLDDRKSFINANKEGLVSIIGYVALYLYALYYSYIIKITGKSVRVTNIKSFMCTVLTLVMTIICNYHFKVSRRLANAGYIFWVLFIGIFMLWLFYLAENGEKYLLQHKLKKFVCSPYLYEAINYNGLIFFLVGNILTGVVNLSLRTKFVEKFAAIMILVGYMFLNCSVVFVLYLLKWKLNF; encoded by the exons atgaatgCTTCTACATATTCGTTAGAACCATTTTACCAtcttgtaaataatttttcatatgtcatagaagtaaataaacagagaatttatgatttttatgaaGTTAATTTG GGAACTAAAAATGCTAGAGATGCAACAGAAACCGTGCTCCTTATCGTGCCTTCATTCTTTTTTATGGTGATAGCAGTGTTCATCTCCTCCCTCTTGTCACCGAAACATTCCACAGTGGCCTTCGTCTTGGAATTTGTAGTCATTGTTTTACCTACAATCCTCAATGTCACCATTCTTTCAGATTATGTAACCAATATTGTTGTGATAACATGTTTCCTCCTTGGAATacatttattagtttatttagtATATGTGTGTTGCAAGCGTCAAAAGAACATCCACCCAGGTAAAAGGGCAGCTAATCCACGCAAAAAGGACTATATTACCAATTGTAGGGCTACCATAAACATGATTTCTGTGATAGCAATTTTAGCAGTagattttgacatatttccttCAAGGTATTCAAAAACACATAGAACAGGTTTCAGCCTCATGGATGTGGGAGTTGGGCTGTATGTGTTTGCCAATGCTATTGTTGCACCTGAAGTGAGAGGCAAGAGAGACTCAATTAAAAGCTCCATTAAGGGATCAATGATATTATTGATTCTTGGCATTATAAGGCTGGTTCTTACTAAGGTGACACATTATAAGGTGTCTGATAGTGAATATGGGGTGCACTGGAACTTCTTCATTACCCTTGCCTTCATCAAAATCTTCTCTTCTtgtattttatgtattatcaaggtaaaatatatatttattaatgccACTGCCTTAACAATTGCACATGAGGTTTTAATTCAGTATTCATTTAAACACTGGGTTTTTGATTTAGATGATAGGAAAAGTTTCATTAATGCCAACAAAGAAGGTTTAGTGTCAATTATAGGGTATGTAGCTCTGTATCTTTATGCCCTTTATTACTcttatatcataaaaattacagGAAAAAGCGTCAGAGTTACTAACATAAAATCTTTCATGTGCACAGTACTTACACTTGTCATGACTATAATTTGCAACTATCACTTTAAAGTATCTAGACGTTTAGCCAATGCAGGCTACATATTTTGGGTGttgtttataggaatttttatgttgtggttattttatttagcTGAAAACGGAGAGAAATACTTGTTGCAGCACAAGCTGAAGAAATTTGTGTGTAGTCCCTATCTATATGAAGCCATTAACTACAATggcttgatattttttttagtgggaAATATCCTAACTGGCGTAGTTAATTTATCATTACGCACGAAGTTTGTAGAGAAATTTGCTGCCATCATGATTTTAGTGGGatacatgtttttaaattgttctgTGGTTTTTGTGTTGTATTTATTGAAGTGGAAACTCAATTTTTGA
- the LOC136411141 gene encoding uncharacterized protein isoform X3 — MNLSTASILGTKNARDATETVLLIVPSFFFMVIAVFISSLLSPKHSTVAFVLEFVVIVLPTILNVTILSDYVTNIVVITCFLLGIHLLVYLVYVCCKRQKNIHPGKRAANPRKKDYITNCRATINMISVIAILAVDFDIFPSRYSKTHRTGFSLMDVGVGLYVFANAIVAPEVRGKRDSIKSSIKGSMILLILGIIRLVLTKVTHYKVSDSEYGVHWNFFITLAFIKIFSSCILCIIKVKYIFINATALTIAHEVLIQYSFKHWVFDLDDRKSFINANKEGLVSIIGYVALYLYALYYSYIIKITGKSVRVTNIKSFMCTVLTLVMTIICNYHFKVSRRLANAGYIFWVLFIGIFMLWLFYLAENGEKYLLQHKLKKFVCSPYLYEAINYNGLIFFLVGNILTGVVNLSLRTKFVEKFAAIMILVGYMFLNCSVVFVLYLLKWKLNF; from the exons ATGAATTTAAGCACCGCTTCGATTCTg GGAACTAAAAATGCTAGAGATGCAACAGAAACCGTGCTCCTTATCGTGCCTTCATTCTTTTTTATGGTGATAGCAGTGTTCATCTCCTCCCTCTTGTCACCGAAACATTCCACAGTGGCCTTCGTCTTGGAATTTGTAGTCATTGTTTTACCTACAATCCTCAATGTCACCATTCTTTCAGATTATGTAACCAATATTGTTGTGATAACATGTTTCCTCCTTGGAATacatttattagtttatttagtATATGTGTGTTGCAAGCGTCAAAAGAACATCCACCCAGGTAAAAGGGCAGCTAATCCACGCAAAAAGGACTATATTACCAATTGTAGGGCTACCATAAACATGATTTCTGTGATAGCAATTTTAGCAGTagattttgacatatttccttCAAGGTATTCAAAAACACATAGAACAGGTTTCAGCCTCATGGATGTGGGAGTTGGGCTGTATGTGTTTGCCAATGCTATTGTTGCACCTGAAGTGAGAGGCAAGAGAGACTCAATTAAAAGCTCCATTAAGGGATCAATGATATTATTGATTCTTGGCATTATAAGGCTGGTTCTTACTAAGGTGACACATTATAAGGTGTCTGATAGTGAATATGGGGTGCACTGGAACTTCTTCATTACCCTTGCCTTCATCAAAATCTTCTCTTCTtgtattttatgtattatcaaggtaaaatatatatttattaatgccACTGCCTTAACAATTGCACATGAGGTTTTAATTCAGTATTCATTTAAACACTGGGTTTTTGATTTAGATGATAGGAAAAGTTTCATTAATGCCAACAAAGAAGGTTTAGTGTCAATTATAGGGTATGTAGCTCTGTATCTTTATGCCCTTTATTACTcttatatcataaaaattacagGAAAAAGCGTCAGAGTTACTAACATAAAATCTTTCATGTGCACAGTACTTACACTTGTCATGACTATAATTTGCAACTATCACTTTAAAGTATCTAGACGTTTAGCCAATGCAGGCTACATATTTTGGGTGttgtttataggaatttttatgttgtggttattttatttagcTGAAAACGGAGAGAAATACTTGTTGCAGCACAAGCTGAAGAAATTTGTGTGTAGTCCCTATCTATATGAAGCCATTAACTACAATggcttgatattttttttagtgggaAATATCCTAACTGGCGTAGTTAATTTATCATTACGCACGAAGTTTGTAGAGAAATTTGCTGCCATCATGATTTTAGTGGGatacatgtttttaaattgttctgTGGTTTTTGTGTTGTATTTATTGAAGTGGAAACTCAATTTTTGA
- the LOC136411142 gene encoding TBC1 domain family member 20 isoform X2: protein MENFDSEISSLDEETTYLVNSSSGKPSECSFEEDIQDTRSELRFERSTETPAEKEKWKQIKAAIDNENTTLNTWKDLAISKFGLVADDLRYTVWPLLLEVDPSKNEIIPSLEELSSHPEYQQVVLDVNRSLKRFPPGIPYEQRVALQDQLTVLILRVIIKYPHLRYYQGYHDVAITFLLVVGEAVAFRIMEKLSTENLRECMEPTMEKTDYRLNYIYALLYNVDRDLHNFMDSASVGTMFALPWYLTWFGHSLNQYKDVVRLYDYFLATPPLMPLYVATALVIWRRNEIFAEGCDMASIHCLLSQIPDNLDFESILINAMKHYKDYPPEKLEKLVKKRVDRETAERKKNEQRVRNNLRGNTSLWLRINNRIPGWLGFGRRGGLGLVFATATVLIGYLYYIKYGGEGRLPFLSIFNT from the exons ATGGAGAACTTCGATTCTGAAATTAGCAGTTTGGATGAGGAGACTACCTACCTGGTTAACAGCAGCTCAGGCAAGCCCTCAGAATGTAGCTTTGAGGAGGATATTCAAGATACTAGGTCTGAATTGAGATTTGAACGGA GTACTGAGACTCCTGCCgagaaagaaaaatggaaacaaaTCAAAGCTGCTATAGACAATGAGAATACCACGTTAAACACATGGAAGGATTTAGCAATAAGTAAATTTGGTTTAGTAGCAG atgATTTGAGGTATACAGTTTGGCCATTGCTGCTTGAAGTAGATCCAAGCAAAAACGAAATTATCCCTTCCCTAGAAGAGCTATCTAGTCATCCAGAGTATCAACAAGTAGTTTTAGATGTAAATAGGTCGCTAAAGAGATTTCCTCCAGGCATTCCATATGAACAAAGGGTGGCCTTACAAGATCAACTCACAGTTTTGATATTGAGAGTTATAATCAAATATCCACATTTAAGATACTATCAG GGTTACCATGACGTTGCCATAACATTCCTCTTGGTGGTAGGCGAGGCAGTAGCATTCAGGATAATGGAAAAACTCAGCACTGAAAACCTTCGCGAATGCATGGAACCCACAATGGAAAAAACTGACTATCGATTAAACTACATCTATGCTTTGCTCTATAACGTCGACAGAGATCTGCACAATTTTATGGACAG TGCAAGCGTGGGCACCATGTTCGCTCTTCCATGGTACCTAACATGGTTTGGGCACTCTTTGAACCAATACAAAGATGTGGTACGGTTGTACGATTACTTTTTGGCAACACCGCCCTTAATGCCCTTGTACGTAGCCACCGCTTTGGTTATATGGAggagaaatgaaatttttgctgAAG GCTGTGATATGGCAAGTATCCACTGCCTCTTGTCCCAAATTCCCGATAATCTAGACTTCGAATCCATTTTGATCAACGCTATGAAGCACTACAAAGATTATCCCCctgaaaaactggaaaaattgGTGAAGAAACGCGTGGACAGAGA aacGGCGGAAAGGAAGAAGAACGAACAGCGAGTGCGCAACAATCTGAGAGGGAACACAAGTCTGTGGCTGCGTATTAACAACCGAATACCTGGGTGGTTAGGCTTTGGCAGACGCGGCGGACTGGGGCTAGTGTTTGCCACGGCCACAGTCCTCATCGGGTATCTCTACTACATTAAATATGGCGGCGAGGGGCGACTGCCATTTTTGAG tatttttaatacatgA
- the LOC136411141 gene encoding uncharacterized protein isoform X4 translates to MEAIISNGTKNARDATETVLLIVPSFFFMVIAVFISSLLSPKHSTVAFVLEFVVIVLPTILNVTILSDYVTNIVVITCFLLGIHLLVYLVYVCCKRQKNIHPGKRAANPRKKDYITNCRATINMISVIAILAVDFDIFPSRYSKTHRTGFSLMDVGVGLYVFANAIVAPEVRGKRDSIKSSIKGSMILLILGIIRLVLTKVTHYKVSDSEYGVHWNFFITLAFIKIFSSCILCIIKVKYIFINATALTIAHEVLIQYSFKHWVFDLDDRKSFINANKEGLVSIIGYVALYLYALYYSYIIKITGKSVRVTNIKSFMCTVLTLVMTIICNYHFKVSRRLANAGYIFWVLFIGIFMLWLFYLAENGEKYLLQHKLKKFVCSPYLYEAINYNGLIFFLVGNILTGVVNLSLRTKFVEKFAAIMILVGYMFLNCSVVFVLYLLKWKLNF, encoded by the exons ATGGAAGCTATCATTAGCAAT GGAACTAAAAATGCTAGAGATGCAACAGAAACCGTGCTCCTTATCGTGCCTTCATTCTTTTTTATGGTGATAGCAGTGTTCATCTCCTCCCTCTTGTCACCGAAACATTCCACAGTGGCCTTCGTCTTGGAATTTGTAGTCATTGTTTTACCTACAATCCTCAATGTCACCATTCTTTCAGATTATGTAACCAATATTGTTGTGATAACATGTTTCCTCCTTGGAATacatttattagtttatttagtATATGTGTGTTGCAAGCGTCAAAAGAACATCCACCCAGGTAAAAGGGCAGCTAATCCACGCAAAAAGGACTATATTACCAATTGTAGGGCTACCATAAACATGATTTCTGTGATAGCAATTTTAGCAGTagattttgacatatttccttCAAGGTATTCAAAAACACATAGAACAGGTTTCAGCCTCATGGATGTGGGAGTTGGGCTGTATGTGTTTGCCAATGCTATTGTTGCACCTGAAGTGAGAGGCAAGAGAGACTCAATTAAAAGCTCCATTAAGGGATCAATGATATTATTGATTCTTGGCATTATAAGGCTGGTTCTTACTAAGGTGACACATTATAAGGTGTCTGATAGTGAATATGGGGTGCACTGGAACTTCTTCATTACCCTTGCCTTCATCAAAATCTTCTCTTCTtgtattttatgtattatcaaggtaaaatatatatttattaatgccACTGCCTTAACAATTGCACATGAGGTTTTAATTCAGTATTCATTTAAACACTGGGTTTTTGATTTAGATGATAGGAAAAGTTTCATTAATGCCAACAAAGAAGGTTTAGTGTCAATTATAGGGTATGTAGCTCTGTATCTTTATGCCCTTTATTACTcttatatcataaaaattacagGAAAAAGCGTCAGAGTTACTAACATAAAATCTTTCATGTGCACAGTACTTACACTTGTCATGACTATAATTTGCAACTATCACTTTAAAGTATCTAGACGTTTAGCCAATGCAGGCTACATATTTTGGGTGttgtttataggaatttttatgttgtggttattttatttagcTGAAAACGGAGAGAAATACTTGTTGCAGCACAAGCTGAAGAAATTTGTGTGTAGTCCCTATCTATATGAAGCCATTAACTACAATggcttgatattttttttagtgggaAATATCCTAACTGGCGTAGTTAATTTATCATTACGCACGAAGTTTGTAGAGAAATTTGCTGCCATCATGATTTTAGTGGGatacatgtttttaaattgttctgTGGTTTTTGTGTTGTATTTATTGAAGTGGAAACTCAATTTTTGA
- the LOC136411141 gene encoding lysosomal phospholipase A and acyltransferase-like isoform X2, giving the protein MDSLKLFKVCCLILCFVSRGSLTLHPVVFIPGDGGNQLEAKLNKSDVVHYICEKTSNGYFNIWLNMELLVPLVIDCWIDNIRLSYDNVTRTTRNPPGVDIRVPGFGGSETVEWIDPSHAATGAYFKDIGNLLVSMGYTRNVSIRGAPYDFRRGPNENKDYFIQLKQLIEDTYNQNNQTSVMLIVHSMGGPMSLHFLNQQEQAWKNKYIKRLVALSGAWGGSMKAMKVFAMGDDLGSYILRPSIMRAEQMSQPSTAWLLPSPLFWKPDEILVETEKKNFTLSNLEEFFKGLAFMDGWEMHKDMEPYQLNFKPPGVEVHCLYGTGVDTVERLYYKPGTWLDGTPTLINGDGDGTVNIRSLEGCRQWQTLQKQKIFYQSFPKVDHLAILHSNLTLQYVSGLVHSDEPSAKVYIVKSNKPDMLWIKKFMLHQKESSENEITNFSFGNEPLGPVLYVNDV; this is encoded by the exons ATGGACTCCTTGAAACTCTTCAAAGTTTGTTGTCTTATTCTGTGTTTTGTCAGTCGCGGAAGCCTCACTTTGCACCCCGTGGTGTTCATTCCTGGGGACGGAGGTAACCAACTGGAGGCCAAGCTAAACAAGTCCGATGTAGTGCACTATATTTGTGAAAAAACCTCCAATGGCTATTTCAACATCTGGCTCAATATGGAACTGTTAGTTCCTCTTGTAATTGATTGTTGGATAGACAACATTCGTTTGAGCTATGACAATGTTACAAGAACTACAAGAAATCCCCCAGGGGTTGATATCAGAGTGCCTGGATTCGGAGGTAGTGAAACTGTTGAATGGATCGATCCCAGCCATGCAGCCACAGGAGCCTATTTCAAAGACATTGGGAATTTGCTGGTGAGCATGGGTTATACAAGGAATGTCAGCATTAGAGGGGCTCCATACGACTTCCGCAGGGGTCCTAATGAAAATAAAGACTACTTCATTCAATTGAAACAACTTATTGAAGACACATACAATCAAAACAATCAAACCTCAGTAATGTTGATAGTGCACTCAATGGGAGGGCCTATGTCCTTGCATTTTCTCAATCAGCAGGAGCAGGCCtggaaaaacaaatacatTAAGAGATTGGTTGCTTTGAGTGGGGCTTGGGGTGGATCAATGAAAGCCATGAAAGTTTTTGCCATGG GGGATGATTTGGGGTCTTATATTCTTCGGCCTAGTATTATGAGGGCAGAACAAATGTCACAACCAAGTACTGCATGGCTACTGCCTTCACCCTTATTTTGGAAGCCTGATGAGATATTAGTTGAAACTGAGAAAAAGAACTTTACTTTGAGCAATTTGgaagaatttttcaa GGGTCTTGCCTTTATGGATGGTTGGGAGATGCATAAGGATATGGAACCCTATCAGCTCAATTTTAAGCCCCCAGGTGTGGAAGTTCACTGTTTATATGGCACTGGTGTGGATACAGTGGAAAG ACTCTACTACAAACCTGGAACCTGGTTGGATGGTACCCCCACTCTAATAAACGGTGACGGGGATGGTACCGTGAACATCCGTTCCTTGGAAGGCTGCCGCCAATGGCAAACTTtgcagaaacaaaaaatattctaccaATCCTTCCCTAAAGTGGATCATCTGGCCATATTGCACAGTAATCTCACGTTGCAATATGTGAGTGGCTTAGTGCATTCAGATGAGCCCAGTGCAAAAGTATATATAGTGAAGTCTAACAAGCCTGACATGCtttggattaaaaaatttatgcTACATCAAAAGGAAAGCTCAGAAAATGAGATAACAAATTTCTCATTTGGGAACGAGCCTTTGGGACCAGTTTTGTATGTTAATGACGTCTGA
- the LOC136411142 gene encoding TBC1 domain family member 20 isoform X1, whose amino-acid sequence MENFDSEISSLDEETTYLVNSSSGKPSECSFEEDIQDTRSELRFERSTETPAEKEKWKQIKAAIDNENTTLNTWKDLAISKFGLVADDLRYTVWPLLLEVDPSKNEIIPSLEELSSHPEYQQVVLDVNRSLKRFPPGIPYEQRVALQDQLTVLILRVIIKYPHLRYYQGYHDVAITFLLVVGEAVAFRIMEKLSTENLRECMEPTMEKTDYRLNYIYALLYNVDRDLHNFMDSASVGTMFALPWYLTWFGHSLNQYKDVVRLYDYFLATPPLMPLYVATALVIWRRNEIFAEGCDMASIHCLLSQIPDNLDFESILINAMKHYKDYPPEKLEKLVKKRVDRETAERKKNEQRVRNNLRGNTSLWLRINNRIPGWLGFGRRGGLGLVFATATVLIGYLYYIKYGGEGRLPFLRLKDSRNSGD is encoded by the exons ATGGAGAACTTCGATTCTGAAATTAGCAGTTTGGATGAGGAGACTACCTACCTGGTTAACAGCAGCTCAGGCAAGCCCTCAGAATGTAGCTTTGAGGAGGATATTCAAGATACTAGGTCTGAATTGAGATTTGAACGGA GTACTGAGACTCCTGCCgagaaagaaaaatggaaacaaaTCAAAGCTGCTATAGACAATGAGAATACCACGTTAAACACATGGAAGGATTTAGCAATAAGTAAATTTGGTTTAGTAGCAG atgATTTGAGGTATACAGTTTGGCCATTGCTGCTTGAAGTAGATCCAAGCAAAAACGAAATTATCCCTTCCCTAGAAGAGCTATCTAGTCATCCAGAGTATCAACAAGTAGTTTTAGATGTAAATAGGTCGCTAAAGAGATTTCCTCCAGGCATTCCATATGAACAAAGGGTGGCCTTACAAGATCAACTCACAGTTTTGATATTGAGAGTTATAATCAAATATCCACATTTAAGATACTATCAG GGTTACCATGACGTTGCCATAACATTCCTCTTGGTGGTAGGCGAGGCAGTAGCATTCAGGATAATGGAAAAACTCAGCACTGAAAACCTTCGCGAATGCATGGAACCCACAATGGAAAAAACTGACTATCGATTAAACTACATCTATGCTTTGCTCTATAACGTCGACAGAGATCTGCACAATTTTATGGACAG TGCAAGCGTGGGCACCATGTTCGCTCTTCCATGGTACCTAACATGGTTTGGGCACTCTTTGAACCAATACAAAGATGTGGTACGGTTGTACGATTACTTTTTGGCAACACCGCCCTTAATGCCCTTGTACGTAGCCACCGCTTTGGTTATATGGAggagaaatgaaatttttgctgAAG GCTGTGATATGGCAAGTATCCACTGCCTCTTGTCCCAAATTCCCGATAATCTAGACTTCGAATCCATTTTGATCAACGCTATGAAGCACTACAAAGATTATCCCCctgaaaaactggaaaaattgGTGAAGAAACGCGTGGACAGAGA aacGGCGGAAAGGAAGAAGAACGAACAGCGAGTGCGCAACAATCTGAGAGGGAACACAAGTCTGTGGCTGCGTATTAACAACCGAATACCTGGGTGGTTAGGCTTTGGCAGACGCGGCGGACTGGGGCTAGTGTTTGCCACGGCCACAGTCCTCATCGGGTATCTCTACTACATTAAATATGGCGGCGAGGGGCGACTGCCATTTTTGAG GCTGAAAGACTCTAGAAATAGTGGCGATTGA